In Larimichthys crocea isolate SSNF unplaced genomic scaffold, L_crocea_2.0 scaffold469, whole genome shotgun sequence, a genomic segment contains:
- the LOC104937581 gene encoding transmembrane 9 superfamily member 2, translating to MLLWLLGAALLAQADGFYLPGLAPVSFCEPGTEQVPDCKSTIELFVNRLDSVESVLPYEYTVFDFCSESTLNRPSENLGQVLFGERIEPSPYKFEFKKPAVCKKVCTKTYDSNSPADKAKLDFLKKGMLLNYQHHWIVDNMPVTWCYDVEDGQFCNPGFPIGCYVTEGGRPKDACVVKSNFIEKDAFYIFNHVDITIFYHIVEHEQLGARLVAAKIEPKSYENPNDDSPDCSGGPKFLKNAHTGVFKIPYTYSVSFVEDKNIRWASRWDYILESMPHTNIQWFSIMNSLVIVLFLSGMVAMIMLRTLHKDIARYNQMDSVEDAQEEFGWKLVHGDVFRPPRKGMLLSVFLGSGTQIFIMTFVTLFFACLGFLSPANRGALMTCAVVLWVLLGTPAGYVAARLYKSFGGEKWKTNVLLTAFLCPGVVFADFFVMNLILWGEGSSAAMPFGTLVAILALWFCISVPLTFIGAYFGFKKAGIEHPVRTNQIPRQIPELSFYTKPFPGIIMGGILPFGCIFIQLFFILNSIWSHQMYYMFGFLFLVFIILVITCSEATILLCYFHLCAEDYHWQWRSFLTSGFTAVYFLVYAIHYFFSKLQITGLASTILYFGYTMIMALIFFLFTGTIGFFACFWFVTKIYSVVKVD from the exons atgctgctgtggctgcttgGAGCCGCGCTGCTGGCTCAAGCGGACGGCTTCTATCTCCCGGGCCTGGCCCCCGTCAGCTTCTGTGAGCCGGGAACCGAACAAGTTCCAGACTGCAAG TCGACCATTGAGCTGTTTGTGAACAGGCTGGATTCAGTGGAGTCTGTGCTGCCGTATGAATATACTGT ATTTGACTTCTGCTCAGAGAGCACATTGAATCGTCCATCAGAGAATCTGGGCCAAGTTCTTTTTGGGGAAAGGATCGAGCCGTCACCATACAAG tttgagTTTAAGAAACCTGCTGTGTGTAAGAAGGTGTGCACAAAAACATATGACAGCAACAGTCCTGCAGACAAAGCCAAACTGGACTTCCTCAAGAAAGGCATGCTGCTCAACTACCAGCATCACTG GATTGTAGATAACATGCCCGTCACTTGGTGCTATGATGTTGAAGATGGGCAGTTCTGTAATCCTGGTTTCCCTATTGGCTGTTACGTCACTGAAGGAGGCCGACCCAAAGACGCCTGCGTGGTTAAA tcTAACTTTATTGAAAAAGACGCTTTTTACATCTTTAACCACGTGGACATCACCATCTTTTACCACATTGTGGAGCACGAACAACTCGGAGCACGATTGGTTGCTGCCAAGATTGAACCCAAAAG CTATGAAAACCCTAATGATGACAGCCCTGATTGTTCCGGAGGACCAAAGTTCCTGAAAAACGCACACACTGGAGTGTTCAAGATCCCATACACTTACTCTGTCAGCTTTGTG gaaGACAAGAATATTCGCTGGGCATCTAGATGGGACTACATCCTGGAGTCAATGCCTCACACCAACATCCAGTGGTTCAG catAATGAACTCGTTGGTGATTGTGTTGTTCCTGTCTGGAATGGTAGCCATGATCATGCTGCGGACTCTGCATAAAGACATTGCCAGATACAATCAGATGGACTCTGTG GAGGATGCCCAGGAGGAGTTTGGGTGGAAGTTAGTCCATGGAGATGTTTTCCGACCTCCCAGAAAGGGAATGCTGCTGTCGGTGTTTCTTGGCTCTGGAACTCAGATCTTCATTATGACCTTTGTCACACTTT TCTTTGCCTGTCTTGGCTTCCTCTCTCCGGCTAACCGTGGGGCTCTGATGACGTGTGCTGTTGTTCTCTGGGTTCTTCTGGGAACTCCAGCTGGATATGTGGCTGCTCGCCTCTACAAAT cTTTTGGAGGAGAGAAGTGGAAGACCAATGTTCTGCTGACAGCCTTCCTTTGTCCTGG gGTGGTGTTTGCAGATTTCTTTGTGATGAACTTGATCCTGTGGGGTGAAGGGTCTTCAGCAGCCATGCCTTTTGGGACCCTGGTAGCCATATTGGCACTTTGGTTCTGTATCTCTGTGCCACTTACCTTTATAGGAGCATACTTTGGCTTCAAGAAGGCA ggtATTGAGCACCCAGTGCGGACTAATCAGATTCCTCGTCAAATCCCAGAGCTGTCGTTCTACACAAAGCCATTCCCTGGTATCATCATGGGAGGAATTCTGCCTTTTGGATGTATATTTATTCAGCTGTTCTTCATACTTAACTCTATCTG GTCCCATCAGATGTACTACATGTTTGGCTTTCTTTTCCTTGTCTTCATTATTCTGGTCATCACCTGCTCTGAGGCCACCATCCTGCTCTGCTACTTCCACTTATGTGCTGAG GACTACCATTGGCAGTGGCGTTCATTCCTGACCAGCGGCTTCACTGCTGTCTATTTCCTGGTCTATGCCATTCATTACTTCTTCTCTAAACTGCAAATCACCGGACTGGCCAGCACCATCCTATACTTTGGTTACACCATGATCATGGCTCTTATCTTTTTCTTATTCACTG GTACAATCGGCTTCTTTGCCTGTTTCTGGTTTGTTACCAAGATCTACAGTGTGGTCAAAGTGGACTGA
- the LOC104929973 gene encoding zinc finger BED domain-containing protein 1-like, whose translation MASEENSRADITTPEHHRSLVWKYFGFPSENGKITNRETVICRLCEARMKYHTTTSNMRTHLLTLHPGKLAELTSDTDEPQPKQARITSFMPASRGLSAERQRKITDKLTRFICKDMRPINISQGSGFKDFVQELEPRYAVPSRATISDRVVKLYDATKDNIKKMLSGENISLTTDGWTSIATEAYVTVTAHFINEDWELKDIILKTAEVQKTHTAEHVAECIANILGEYNVRPQSVLSITTDNAANYINAVERHLQVANVPCMAHTINLAVRKGLTVRAIESPINRLKATALHFNKSTTDSYLLESKQRLLGVKPAKLINDCATRWNSTYDMVCRAADQQAPVAAVIMEKKLGHLELNTNEWSLMEQVSSLLQPFKVATEALSTDRFPTASAVLPLKYVLMSHLQPSTGDPQALNDMKTKISADLEKRYSHTKDAFMLLNSASYLDPRFHRLIHLTGEQQQEVRDKVHREMRLIAEDEEHAENEEGAGDGTPLGAMGSLLGNVYRQFAGPGGTLDSGLVLQQEMRMYDAETPIPSDSNPLSWWKTSGTKYPHLARLARRYLSIPGTSVRAERVFSTAGMIVNKKRSALDPANVDRLVFLANNL comes from the exons ATGGCGAGCGAGGAGAATTCACGGGCGGATATTACCACTCCTGAACATCACAGAAGCTTGGTATGGAAATACTTTGGATTTCCgtcagaaaatggaaaaataacaaacagagaaaccGTAATATGCAGGCTGTGCGAGGCTCGAATGAAGTATCATACCACGACGAGTAACATGCGGACACACCTGTTGACGCTACACCCTGGCAAGCTAGCCGAGCTAACTTCGGACACTGATGAACCTCAGCCCAAGCAGGCACGAATCACCTCTTTCATGCCTGCCTCACGGGGCTTATCAGCCGAACGTCAAAGGAAGATAACCGATAAACTGACACGATTTATCTGCAAAGATATGAGGCCGATAAACATCTCGCAGGGGTCTGGGTTTAAAGATTTCGTCCAGGAGTTAGAACCCAGGTACGCAGTTCCTTCCCGTGCAACCATCAGTGACAGAGTTGTTAAACTTTATGATGCAACAAAAGACAACATCAAAAAAATGCTAAGCGGAGAAAACATTTCCCTGACAACAGATGGATGGACCTCGATAGCCACCGAGGCATATGTGACAGTCACCGCACATTTCATAAACGAGGACTGGGAACTGAAGGACATCATTCTTAAAACAGCCGAAGTCCAGAAAACCCACACAGCTGAACACGTCGCAGAGTGCATCGCCAATATACTCGGAGAATACAACGTGAGGCCCCAGTCGGTGCTGTCCATTACCACAGACAATGCGGCTAATTATATTAACGCTGTCGAGAGGCACCTGCAAGTAGCCAATGTACCATGCATGGCCCACACTATTAACTTGGCTGTGAGGAAAGGGCTAACAGTGCGAGCTATCGAAAGCCCTATCAACAGACTGAAGGCCACAGCACTGCATTTCAACAAGTCAACCACGGACAGCTACCTGTTGGAATCTAAACAGAGGCTGCTCGGAGTGAAACCTGCTAAGCTGATCAATGATTGTGCCACCCGTTGGAACAGCACTTACGACATGGTGTGTCGGGCAGCGGATCAGCAAGCTCCGGTGGCAGCTGTCATCATGGAGAAAAAACTCGGTCATCTTGAGTTGAACACCAACGAGTGGAGCCTCATGGAGCAG GTGAGCTCATTGCTACAGCCTTTTAAAGTGGCCACGGAGGCATTATCAACTGACCGATTTCCAACCGCATCAGCCGTTCTCCCCCTTAAGTACGTGCTTATGTCACATCTTCAGCCATCTACCGGTGATCCTCAAGCACTCAATGACATGAAAACTAAGATCTCCGCCGACCTCGAGAAGCGCTACAGTCATACCAAAGATGCGTTCATGCTTCTCAATTCTGCTAGTTACCTCGACCCCCGGTTCCATCGACTGATTCATCTGACCGGAGAACAACAGCAGGAGGTGCGCGATAAAGTACATAGAGAGATGAGGTTGATTGCGGAGGATGAAGAGCACGCGGAGAATGAAGAGGGAGCAGGGGATGGAACCCCTCTGGGTGCTATGGGGTCCCTTTTGGGGAATGTTTATCGCCAGTTTGCTGGTCCAGGTGGTACTTTGGACAGTGGACTTGTGCTACAGCAAGAGATGCGCATGTACGATGCTGAGACACCAATACCTAGCGACAGCAACCCATTGTCGTGGTGGAAGACGTCAGGAACCAAGTACCCTCACCTCGCCCGGCTGGCACGGCGCTACTTGAGCATCCCGGGCACCTCAGTTAGAGCAGAAAGGGTTTTTTCCACTGCTGGCATGATAGTAAATAAAAAACGCTCTGCACTAGACCCAGCAAACGTGGATCGCCTGGTGTTTTTGGCTAACAACCTTTAG
- the LOC113745137 gene encoding protein FAM200A-like, with translation MRPTAMTPNPLDRLTYPQIDVNISRELGGPISLLEVHEAINSMQNRKSPGPDGFTVEVFKAYSMLLAPILVQMFNDSFTEGRLPGWMRDPFQNDDVLLPSKQDDQLIELRNDGGLKTLFDSTSLSSFWIKATGGYNEISTLALKTLFPFPTSYLCEAGFSAMTITKTRLRSRLNVRTLRVSLSPITPRPPPNCPGDHRLLLNNGCVSGVEKYQISVIRSAKGGQWSSMLP, from the exons ATGCGCCCCACTGCAATGACCCCTAACCCTTTAGACCGGTTAACGTATCCTCAAATTGATGTAAATATCTCCAGAGAACTGGGTGGACCCATCTCTTTGTTGGAGGTGCATGAAGCAATCAATTCTATGCAAAACAGGAAGTCTCCTGGTCCCGACGGTTTTACAGTTGAGGTCTTTAAGGCATACTCGATGCTATTAGCCCCCATCCTTGTGCAAATGTTCAATGATTCCTTTACTGAAGGTAGACTGCCAGGATGGATGCGCGATCCATTTCAAAATGACGATGTTTTGCTCCCATCAAAACAAGACGACCAGCTGATTGAGCTCAGAAATGACGGAGGACTGAAAACACTCTTTGATTCAACATCACTGTCATCCTTCTGGATCAAAGCAACGGGAGGATACAACGAGATCAGCACGCTCGCTCTGAAGACGCTGTTCCCGTTCCCAACGTCATATCTGTGCGAGGCCGGTTTTTCTGCCATGACCATCACTAAGACCAGACTGAGAAGCAGACTGAATGTGAGAACCCTGCGTGTCTCACTGTCTCCCATCACGCCCCG ACCACCTCCTAACTGCCCTGGTGATCACAGGCTGCTTCTGAACAACGGGTGTGTATCTGGGGTTGAGAAGTACCAGATCAGTGTGATCAGATCTGCCAAGGGGGGACAGTGGAGTTCTATGCTTCCTTAA